Proteins co-encoded in one Rattus rattus isolate New Zealand chromosome 5, Rrattus_CSIRO_v1, whole genome shotgun sequence genomic window:
- the Fam98b gene encoding LOW QUALITY PROTEIN: protein FAM98B (The sequence of the model RefSeq protein was modified relative to this genomic sequence to represent the inferred CDS: inserted 4 bases in 3 codons; deleted 2 bases in 1 codon), which translates to MRGPELGPETSMEGDVLDTLEALGYKGPLLEEQALSKAAEGGLSSPEFSELCIWLASQIKSLCNLEESITSAGRDDLEGFQLEISGFLKEMACPYSVLVSGDIKERLTTKDDCLKLVLFLSTELQALQILQKKKHKNSQLDKNSEICQEVQAICDALGVPKSDTSDIPLLLSHVESKVKDILSKVQKSHVGKPLLKVDLTSEQAEKLERINDALSCEYECRRRMLMKRLDVTVQSFGWSDRAKAKTDNIARIYQPKRYALSPKTTVTLAHLLAAREDLSKIIRTSSGISREKTACAINKVLMGRVPDRGGRPNEIEPPPPEMPPWQKRQEGGGRGGWGGGXGGRGGGXGGRGGWGGGGGGWGGGGGGGGGWGGSGXGRGGRGGFKAGDYGGREIMVEEGLWWERGYGGRGYGDPYGGGGGGGGYRRY; encoded by the exons gTATAAGGGTCCACTGTTAGAGGAGCAGGCACTCTCCAAGGCAGCAGAGGGTGGACTGTCTTCTCCTGAGTTTTCGGAGCTTTGCATTTGGTTAGCCTCCCAGATAAAGTCCTTATGCAACCTGGAAGAAAGCATCACTTCAGCTG GGAGAGATGACCTAGAGGGTTTCCAGCTTGAGATAAGTGGTTTCTTAAAAGAGATGGCCTGCCCATACTCGGTGCTCGTGTCAGGAGACATTAAGGAGCGCCTCACGACGAAGGACGACTGCTTGAAACTTGTGT TGTTTTTAAGTACAGAACTTCAAGCTTTACAAATATTacagaagaagaaacataaaaattctCAGTTAGATAAGAATAGTGAAATTTGCCAGGAAGTTCAAGCTATATGTGATGCTCTTGGGGTCCCCAAGTCAGACACTTCAGACATTCCACTTCTGCTGAGCCACGTGGAATCAAAG GTGAAGGATATTCTCTCTAAAGTCCAGAAAAGTCATGTGGGAAAACCATTGCTAAAGGTTGATTTAACTTCTGAACAGGCA gaaaagctggaaagaattaATGATGCTCTTTCCTGTGAATACGAGTGCCGCCGGCGGATGTTAATGAAACGATTGGATGTCACAGTGCAGTCCTTTGGATGGTCCGATAGAGCAAAG GCAAAAACAGACAACATAGCAAGAATTTACCAGCCCAAGCGCTATGCTTTGTCACCTAAGACAACAGTCACGTTGGCACATCTGCTTGCGGCCCGTGAGGATCTGTCTAAGATCATCAGGACAAGCAGTGGTATTAGTCGGGAGAAGACGGCATGCGCCATTAATAAG GTGCTTATGGGAAGGGTTCCAGACAGGGGAGGACGGCCAAATGAAATTGAACCACCACCCCCTGAAATGCCCCCTTGGCAGAAGAGACAAGAAGGCGGAGGGAGGggtggctggggaggtg ggggtggtagaggaggtg ggggaggaagaggtggatggggaggtggaggaggagggtgggga ggtggaggaggaggtggaggagggtggggaggaagcgG GGGGAGGGGTGGCCGAGGAGGTTTCAAGGCAGGAGATTATGGTGGGAGGGAGATTATGGTGGAAGAGGGGCTATGGTGGGAGAGGGGTTATGGTGGGAGAGGTTATGGAGATCCatatggaggaggaggtggtgggggtgggtacAGAAGATACTGA